One Hydrogenispora ethanolica DNA segment encodes these proteins:
- a CDS encoding Fur family transcriptional regulator, producing the protein MNRRFSTQKKMIEEALRMLDHPTAAEVYEEIWKAYPQISLGTIYRNLNTMASEGEIMRLSFSGSPDRFDPNAAEHYHIVCTRCGRILDTDDSIPQELLNQLDQAVESSTGVEVEGRTMLFYGICPACKKN; encoded by the coding sequence ATGAATCGAAGGTTCAGTACCCAGAAAAAAATGATTGAAGAAGCCCTCCGGATGCTCGATCATCCGACCGCTGCAGAGGTGTATGAGGAGATCTGGAAGGCGTATCCCCAAATCAGCCTGGGTACCATCTACCGCAATCTGAACACCATGGCAAGCGAAGGGGAGATCATGCGGTTGTCCTTTTCGGGTTCTCCCGATCGCTTCGACCCAAACGCCGCTGAACATTATCACATCGTCTGCACCCGCTGCGGCCGGATTCTTGATACGGACGACAGTATCCCGCAGGAACTCCTCAATCAGCTGGACCAAGCGGTTGAAAGCTCCACGGGTGTCGAGGTGGAAGGACGGACCATGCTTTTTTACGGAATCTGTCCCGCTTGCAAAAAGAATTAG
- a CDS encoding FAD-dependent oxidoreductase, with the protein MKNLYDLIIIGAGSAGMTAGIYAGRSKLKTLVLDKEPVGGQIKITSEVVNYPGILRTSGAELAQTMRKQAESFGVEFLNATVLSVDLSQDIKKLITSAGEFEALGVIVATGSKPRTLGFEGEEAFHGRGIGYCATCDGEFFAGMDVFVIGAGFAAAEEAIYLTRYARKVTIIAREPEFTCSKTIADKVLAHPKIEVKFNTEILEVGGEKVLQYARFVNNQTGETWRYDVAEGDPTFGVFVFVGYIPQSVEYAGQLELDPSGYILTDENLKTNVDGVYAAGDIRPKTLRQLVTAVSDGALAATALEKYIAEKKEQLGIGREAESAFEPPAGPFFDEELKNQLTQIFARFQNPIGLVAFLDEASDWGDELKGFLADFAALTDRVRVEILNKGENPELEKAVHATIFPTFAILDRDGKYTGVQFHGIPGGHEINSFILALYNAAGPGQAIGEDILAGIRSVAKPVNLKIGVSLSCTLCPDVVAAAQLMALKNPLIEAEMIDIARFPEFKQQYSILSVPAIVVNDTRLLFGKKSLEELLQIAST; encoded by the coding sequence ATGAAGAACCTTTATGATCTGATTATCATCGGCGCCGGCAGCGCCGGAATGACCGCCGGAATCTACGCCGGCCGCTCCAAGCTGAAAACGCTCGTTTTGGATAAGGAACCAGTCGGCGGACAAATCAAAATCACGTCGGAAGTTGTGAATTATCCGGGTATTCTCCGGACTTCCGGCGCGGAACTGGCCCAGACGATGCGCAAACAGGCGGAGAGCTTCGGTGTGGAGTTTCTGAACGCGACGGTGCTGTCGGTGGATCTTTCCCAGGACATCAAAAAGCTGATAACCTCCGCGGGAGAGTTTGAAGCGCTGGGGGTGATCGTCGCCACCGGTTCGAAACCGCGCACGTTAGGTTTCGAAGGCGAGGAAGCGTTCCACGGGCGTGGCATCGGCTACTGCGCCACCTGCGACGGCGAGTTTTTCGCAGGCATGGATGTTTTCGTCATCGGCGCGGGCTTCGCGGCGGCGGAGGAAGCGATTTACCTGACGCGGTATGCCAGAAAGGTGACGATCATCGCCCGGGAGCCGGAATTTACCTGCTCTAAAACCATTGCCGACAAAGTGCTGGCGCACCCCAAGATCGAGGTGAAATTCAATACCGAGATTCTGGAGGTGGGAGGCGAAAAGGTTCTCCAATACGCCAGATTCGTCAACAATCAGACCGGGGAAACCTGGCGCTACGATGTGGCGGAGGGCGACCCGACGTTCGGCGTGTTCGTATTCGTCGGATACATCCCGCAGAGCGTCGAATATGCCGGACAACTGGAGCTCGACCCATCCGGCTATATTCTGACGGATGAGAATTTGAAAACAAACGTCGATGGCGTTTATGCCGCGGGAGACATTCGTCCCAAGACCCTTCGCCAGCTTGTCACGGCGGTTTCGGACGGCGCGCTTGCAGCCACGGCGCTTGAGAAATATATCGCGGAAAAAAAGGAACAGCTTGGTATCGGCCGCGAGGCGGAGTCCGCCTTCGAACCGCCGGCGGGACCTTTTTTCGACGAAGAACTCAAGAACCAACTGACGCAGATTTTCGCGCGTTTTCAAAACCCCATCGGCTTGGTCGCCTTTTTGGACGAAGCCAGCGATTGGGGCGATGAACTGAAAGGGTTCCTGGCGGACTTTGCGGCACTCACCGACCGGGTCCGGGTGGAGATCCTGAATAAAGGGGAAAACCCGGAGCTGGAAAAGGCGGTTCATGCCACGATCTTTCCGACCTTTGCCATCCTCGACCGGGACGGAAAATACACCGGGGTTCAGTTTCACGGGATTCCCGGCGGCCATGAGATCAACTCCTTCATCCTGGCGCTTTATAACGCCGCCGGACCCGGGCAGGCGATCGGCGAAGATATTTTGGCCGGAATCCGGTCGGTGGCGAAACCCGTCAATCTCAAGATCGGCGTTTCCCTCTCCTGCACGCTCTGCCCGGACGTGGTGGCCGCCGCGCAGCTGATGGCATTGAAAAATCCTCTGATTGAGGCGGAAATGATCGACATCGCCCGATTCCCGGAATTTAAGCAGCAATATTCCATCCTGAGCGTTCCGGCCATCGTGGTGAACGACACCCGGCTCCTGTTCGGCAAAAAGAGCCTGGAAGAGCTGCTGCAGATCGCCAGTACTTGA
- a CDS encoding helix-turn-helix transcriptional regulator has translation MERIADEMDLLTAIVKAIVAQWGEKCEVVLHDWSAGYDKTIVAIEGNVTGRKVGDCGSNLGLEVMRGTVENGDIYNYITQTKDGKILRSSTVYIKNKENKPIGALCMNFDISDIIAAKKTMESLTMTYGATSEYFATDVNDLLDFLIQESIKLVGKPVSYMTKEDKLKALDYLDEKGAFLITKSGNKICQFFDISKYTLYNYLDEIRIAKEKKPEPTEAGERVV, from the coding sequence TTGGAACGAATCGCAGATGAGATGGATCTCTTGACAGCCATCGTAAAAGCAATCGTCGCGCAATGGGGAGAAAAATGCGAAGTTGTACTGCATGATTGGTCGGCGGGATATGACAAGACCATTGTCGCAATTGAAGGGAATGTCACAGGCAGAAAAGTCGGGGATTGCGGTAGCAATTTGGGTCTCGAGGTCATGCGCGGAACGGTGGAGAACGGCGATATTTACAATTACATCACCCAGACCAAAGACGGGAAAATTCTTCGCTCATCCACAGTATATATCAAAAACAAAGAAAATAAGCCTATCGGGGCACTGTGCATGAATTTTGATATCTCGGACATCATCGCCGCCAAAAAAACCATGGAATCCTTGACGATGACTTACGGTGCCACCTCGGAGTATTTTGCTACCGACGTAAACGATCTTTTGGATTTTTTGATTCAAGAAAGCATCAAGCTGGTTGGAAAACCGGTATCGTACATGACCAAGGAAGATAAGCTGAAAGCTCTGGATTATCTCGACGAAAAAGGAGCGTTTCTGATTACCAAGTCAGGCAATAAGATCTGTCAATTCTTCGATATTTCAAAGTATACGCTTTATAACTATTTGGATGAAATCAGGATTGCCAAGGAGAAAAAACCCGAGCCCACCGAGGCTGGGGAAAGGGTGGTTTGA
- a CDS encoding response regulator transcription factor, producing the protein MMIKVMIVDDEFLVRVGMRSVLDWGYHGFELCGEAADGAEALNLCEKQQPDIILTDIKMPKMDGMELIRAVKTKYPWVHFIILTCLDELNLVKEALALGAAGYFTKISVNREEILQTLVGLRETIQQTRQKAAELANLKQLIASNRAVLKEQLFQSLMTAGRAGENAAMPEASPLWSCPEVYDRADLFLLVRLNRNQSIRDPQLFRQSVLDLLQEIIGRHRLCGEVFPAAETEFLIGAYERDDTVHEFAQLDALLQDIRESVQLYFNTSCLVVSTGKFHSFRELSEVFRQLQTELAELARATGKLHPSGRLDERLAGSISAGLKEGDNEKILIALEEVFAMATERGWQLEQLRKIGLQVMFGFEKELERYDQTIDVVFADDLIGQVMSCQEQTTLKTLLLKAALTVTGALVDLKANTFRQDVKRIIDFLELHYAEKINLDYVASLANMNSAYFSRLFKKECGLGFVEYLNRIRMEKAKQLLQNSAVKLLEIAEKVGFEDVNYFGKTFKRYTGMSPSEYREQFGVFLT; encoded by the coding sequence ATGATGATCAAGGTCATGATCGTTGATGATGAGTTTTTGGTTAGGGTTGGCATGCGTTCGGTTTTGGACTGGGGATATCATGGCTTTGAACTTTGCGGCGAAGCGGCGGATGGCGCGGAGGCTTTGAATTTATGTGAAAAGCAGCAGCCCGACATTATTTTGACGGATATTAAAATGCCCAAGATGGACGGGATGGAGCTAATCCGCGCCGTAAAGACAAAATATCCTTGGGTGCATTTTATCATTTTGACCTGTCTGGATGAGTTGAATTTGGTGAAAGAGGCGCTGGCACTTGGAGCAGCCGGCTATTTCACCAAGATCTCGGTCAACCGGGAGGAGATCTTACAGACATTAGTGGGGTTGCGGGAAACGATCCAACAAACCCGGCAGAAAGCGGCTGAACTGGCGAACTTAAAACAATTAATCGCCAGTAACCGCGCGGTGTTGAAAGAGCAACTATTTCAGTCCTTGATGACGGCGGGACGGGCCGGAGAGAACGCCGCCATGCCGGAGGCCAGCCCGTTGTGGAGTTGTCCCGAAGTTTACGACCGGGCCGACTTATTTCTCCTAGTAAGGCTGAACCGCAATCAGTCTATCAGGGATCCGCAGCTGTTTCGCCAATCCGTACTGGATCTGTTGCAGGAGATTATCGGCAGGCATCGACTGTGCGGAGAGGTTTTTCCCGCGGCGGAGACGGAGTTTTTGATCGGCGCTTATGAGCGGGATGACACAGTGCATGAATTCGCACAGCTTGATGCGTTGCTGCAGGATATCCGGGAAAGCGTCCAACTTTACTTCAATACCTCATGCTTGGTCGTATCGACCGGCAAGTTTCATTCGTTTCGGGAACTGTCGGAGGTCTTTCGCCAGCTACAAACGGAACTGGCCGAACTGGCCCGAGCTACGGGAAAACTTCATCCCTCCGGCCGCCTGGACGAGCGGTTGGCCGGGTCCATCAGCGCGGGATTGAAAGAGGGAGACAATGAGAAGATCCTGATCGCGTTAGAAGAAGTGTTCGCCATGGCGACGGAGCGGGGCTGGCAACTCGAACAGTTGCGCAAGATTGGCTTGCAGGTCATGTTTGGCTTCGAAAAAGAGCTAGAGCGCTATGATCAAACGATCGATGTTGTCTTCGCCGATGATCTGATCGGCCAAGTCATGAGCTGCCAGGAACAGACTACTCTCAAGACGCTGCTATTGAAGGCGGCGTTAACTGTGACCGGAGCGCTCGTCGATCTGAAAGCAAATACCTTCCGGCAAGACGTGAAACGGATCATTGATTTTCTGGAACTGCATTATGCTGAAAAGATCAATTTGGATTATGTGGCGTCGCTCGCCAATATGAACAGCGCCTATTTTAGCCGGCTCTTCAAAAAAGAGTGCGGGTTGGGTTTTGTGGAGTATTTGAATCGGATCCGCATGGAAAAAGCGAAGCAGCTACTGCAGAACAGCGCCGTTAAGCTATTGGAGATCGCCGAAAAAGTGGGATTTGAGGATGTCAATTACTTCGGTAAGACTTTTAAGAGGTATACAGGGATGTCACCCAGCGAGTACCGGGAGCAGTTCGGCGTTTTTTTGACATGA
- a CDS encoding dihydrodipicolinate synthase family protein, whose protein sequence is MKLTGVVCPMVTPLDSEQRIDEAGTRRLVSRLIAKGVDGLFLLGTMGEFPMLVEAEKERLVEIVADENRGRVKLLVNVSAEGPRKTELFLKKAVEAGADLLVLTPPYYYNTRDPKEIRDYYLYFSANSGRPILIYDAGKYTNNPLPDDLLIELSYQEEIIGFKGMLFNHLPAFRELTGRTDFSLFQGDESSLDLALQLGADGVVPGICSLAIDPCVQLYRRALAGDFQGARAIQRELAEIQKTVYGTGGRHWGNGQKYALSLLGICQEYIATTLLPVSESDRGEIRRLLEKYAID, encoded by the coding sequence ATGAAGTTGACAGGGGTGGTCTGCCCGATGGTGACGCCATTGGACAGTGAACAACGGATCGATGAGGCCGGAACTCGGCGGTTGGTGAGCCGTTTGATCGCTAAGGGTGTCGACGGACTCTTTTTATTGGGTACGATGGGTGAGTTTCCGATGCTGGTAGAAGCGGAAAAAGAACGGCTGGTGGAGATCGTGGCCGATGAAAACAGAGGCCGTGTAAAACTATTGGTTAATGTCTCAGCCGAAGGTCCGCGCAAAACCGAATTGTTTCTAAAGAAAGCGGTGGAAGCTGGAGCGGACCTACTCGTTTTGACCCCGCCGTATTATTACAACACGCGCGATCCTAAGGAGATCCGCGATTATTACCTGTATTTCAGCGCTAACTCGGGCCGGCCGATCTTGATTTACGATGCTGGAAAATATACCAATAACCCGCTTCCTGACGATTTGCTGATCGAACTGAGTTATCAGGAAGAAATCATCGGATTCAAAGGAATGCTCTTCAATCATCTGCCGGCTTTTCGGGAATTGACCGGCCGAACCGATTTCTCGCTCTTTCAGGGAGACGAAAGCAGTCTCGACTTGGCGTTACAACTTGGCGCCGATGGGGTTGTTCCGGGCATCTGTAGTTTGGCGATCGATCCATGCGTTCAACTTTACCGGCGAGCTCTGGCCGGAGATTTTCAGGGCGCCAGAGCCATCCAACGGGAATTGGCTGAGATTCAAAAAACGGTTTATGGGACGGGCGGCCGCCACTGGGGTAATGGCCAGAAGTATGCCCTGTCGTTGCTTGGGATCTGTCAGGAATACATCGCCACTACGTTGTTGCCTGTCAGCGAGAGCGATCGTGGCGAGATCCGGCGGCTGCTCGAAAAGTACGCGATCGATTGA
- a CDS encoding carbohydrate ABC transporter permease, producing MGQLHVKAAEERFALSLAQRQGWGKLFYTVGTCLIGLLMIIPFVWMLSSSLKRESDIFVYPIQWIPKVWQFSNFREVWQGSAPFGLFYINSILVTFWTVLIQVLTSTMAGYAFAKINFRGRSFWFLLYLATMIIPPQVTLIPKFILFNWLGLLNTHISIILPGAFSAFGVFMLRQFFVTLPSELSESARIDGANEFRIWSQIMMPLAKPAIASLIILAFVWTWNDYMTPLVFLRSKELYTIPLGLDYFMDDSGTEYSLIMAAAVSAVVPLIAVYFIGQKFFIESIAASGIKG from the coding sequence ATGGGTCAATTACATGTGAAAGCCGCCGAAGAGCGGTTTGCCCTTTCCCTGGCGCAGCGGCAAGGGTGGGGCAAACTCTTCTATACAGTTGGAACATGCTTGATCGGATTGCTGATGATCATTCCATTCGTCTGGATGCTCTCTTCCTCATTGAAACGGGAATCGGATATATTCGTCTATCCGATTCAATGGATTCCAAAGGTCTGGCAATTCAGCAATTTTCGAGAAGTCTGGCAGGGAAGCGCGCCTTTTGGTTTGTTCTATATCAATTCGATCTTGGTGACATTCTGGACCGTATTGATTCAGGTTTTGACCAGTACAATGGCAGGGTACGCCTTTGCCAAGATCAATTTCAGAGGTCGCAGTTTCTGGTTTTTGTTATACTTGGCGACCATGATCATTCCGCCACAGGTCACTTTGATTCCAAAATTTATCCTCTTTAACTGGCTAGGATTGCTCAATACTCATATTTCGATCATCCTGCCGGGAGCCTTTTCGGCCTTTGGCGTATTTATGCTGCGCCAGTTCTTTGTGACGCTTCCCAGCGAGTTGTCGGAGTCGGCCCGGATCGACGGTGCCAATGAGTTCCGGATTTGGTCGCAGATCATGATGCCGCTCGCCAAGCCGGCGATTGCTTCCTTGATCATTCTGGCCTTTGTCTGGACCTGGAATGATTATATGACACCATTGGTCTTTCTGCGTAGTAAAGAATTATATACCATTCCGTTGGGGTTGGATTATTTCATGGACGACTCCGGAACGGAGTACTCGTTAATTATGGCGGCAGCGGTATCGGCGGTAGTACCGTTGATCGCAGTCTATTTCATCGGCCAGAAATTTTTTATCGAAAGTATCGCTGCTAGCGGCATTAAAGGTTGA
- a CDS encoding extracellular solute-binding protein has protein sequence MTANFMKANPDIHVEYVFYKNDPAGNTKLSTALMAGDDVDVYLNYGARRIEPRAQSGMAVDLAPYLAKDHLNMKNNFGTDYFTQNGKVYALPASTLKTMVWINGQALQEAGLAMPKKNWTWDDFKDYAKKLTKGVGFNKRYGAIWYDPGYSFTTPARGLLGSNYYYKADGTSNFDHPAFKMSLKYKLELENQLKVQENRLEFLMAKLNYWSEFFTGKAAMMIGSDAMLRHALNQKDYPRTWKVVFANLPRYDKNTKVNYMGRTFFDYIAIGKNSKHKDAAWKLAKYWATQGSIDMFKYGRGSAWKKTNISKIAELIIGPENQKLFDIPSFKRVFLDFTSPGYNDSNFTAYAQVDQIITEEYEKAQLGTITVDQALENMKRRADQEIAREKANK, from the coding sequence ATGACTGCCAACTTTATGAAAGCGAACCCCGATATTCATGTGGAGTACGTGTTTTATAAAAACGATCCGGCGGGCAATACCAAATTGAGTACAGCCTTGATGGCTGGGGATGATGTGGATGTGTACTTGAATTACGGGGCCAGACGGATTGAACCGCGAGCTCAAAGCGGCATGGCTGTCGATCTCGCACCCTATCTCGCCAAAGACCATTTGAATATGAAAAATAATTTCGGAACCGACTATTTCACTCAGAACGGCAAGGTTTACGCACTGCCGGCCAGTACTTTGAAAACCATGGTCTGGATCAACGGGCAAGCGCTGCAAGAAGCCGGTCTGGCGATGCCCAAGAAGAACTGGACCTGGGATGATTTTAAAGACTATGCCAAAAAACTGACCAAAGGGGTTGGCTTTAACAAGCGATACGGCGCGATCTGGTATGATCCCGGTTATTCATTTACCACCCCGGCCCGCGGTTTGCTGGGCTCCAATTATTACTATAAAGCCGACGGTACCTCCAACTTTGATCATCCGGCTTTCAAGATGTCGTTAAAGTATAAGCTGGAACTCGAGAACCAACTCAAGGTTCAGGAGAACCGGCTCGAGTTTTTAATGGCTAAACTGAACTACTGGTCAGAGTTTTTCACCGGCAAGGCAGCGATGATGATCGGCTCCGATGCCATGCTCCGACACGCACTCAATCAGAAAGATTACCCCCGTACCTGGAAAGTAGTCTTCGCTAATCTACCCCGTTATGATAAGAACACCAAGGTGAATTATATGGGTCGGACCTTCTTTGACTATATTGCAATCGGTAAGAACAGCAAACACAAGGATGCCGCCTGGAAACTGGCCAAATACTGGGCGACCCAAGGGTCGATCGATATGTTTAAATACGGTCGCGGCTCGGCGTGGAAGAAGACCAATATCTCCAAAATAGCGGAATTGATCATCGGCCCGGAGAATCAGAAACTATTTGATATTCCCAGCTTTAAACGGGTTTTTCTTGATTTCACTAGCCCCGGTTATAATGATAGTAACTTCACCGCTTACGCGCAGGTCGACCAGATCATCACCGAGGAATATGAAAAGGCTCAGCTTGGCACGATCACGGTCGATCAGGCTTTAGAGAATATGAAACGCCGCGCCGATCAAGAGATTGCTAGGGAAAAAGCGAATAAATGA
- a CDS encoding FAD-dependent oxidoreductase yields the protein MYDAVVVGGGVAGSVAAIASARNGARTLLIERYGFLGGSLTNAGVGPMMTFHAGARQVVGGIAAEIVDRLKERGASPGHITDTIGYASSVTPFDAESLKLLLDEMVRESGCELLFHTMLAGVAVSNQMLRTVTVCNKAGISEIDGRFFVDATGDADLAYFAGVDCQKGRDSDGLTQPMTLNVKIGGVDIVAIKCYIRENPGEFLLKDDGEWIETTARLSVSGFYTLLKEAVTAGAITFPRDFVLFFETNNPGEVILNMTRVLQKDATDPVQLTQAEVEGRRQARQAFLFLKNKVPGFSDAILVSTGVQIGIRESRRIKASYQLTAEDLLSGRKFYDAIARGGYPIDIHNPLGQSTDSIHLPEGASYQIPYRSLLNGRIFNLAVAGRCIGATHEAAAAIRVSPIAMAIGQAAGTAVALTATHGQNQNLHCLDSARLRETLMGQGAIL from the coding sequence ATGTACGATGCGGTTGTGGTTGGAGGCGGTGTAGCCGGAAGCGTGGCGGCGATTGCCAGTGCCCGGAATGGAGCCAGGACCTTGCTAATTGAACGGTACGGTTTTCTCGGCGGCAGCCTGACCAATGCGGGAGTGGGGCCCATGATGACATTTCACGCCGGAGCACGTCAGGTTGTAGGGGGGATCGCCGCCGAGATAGTGGATCGGCTCAAAGAACGGGGAGCCTCGCCAGGACATATCACCGATACCATCGGATATGCGTCGTCTGTGACCCCGTTTGATGCGGAGAGCTTAAAGCTGCTCCTGGATGAGATGGTGAGAGAAAGTGGTTGTGAATTGCTTTTTCACACCATGCTGGCAGGGGTAGCGGTGAGCAATCAAATGCTGAGAACTGTAACGGTTTGTAATAAAGCCGGAATCAGTGAGATCGATGGGAGATTTTTCGTGGATGCCACTGGTGATGCTGATCTGGCCTATTTCGCAGGAGTCGACTGTCAAAAAGGGCGGGACTCCGATGGATTGACCCAGCCAATGACCTTGAACGTCAAGATCGGAGGGGTCGATATCGTTGCGATCAAGTGCTATATCCGGGAGAATCCCGGCGAATTTTTGCTGAAGGATGACGGCGAGTGGATAGAGACTACGGCCCGCCTTTCGGTCTCCGGTTTTTACACGCTCTTGAAAGAGGCTGTCACCGCCGGAGCGATCACTTTCCCCCGTGATTTTGTACTGTTCTTTGAGACCAATAATCCCGGGGAGGTGATCCTCAATATGACCCGGGTTCTTCAAAAAGACGCGACCGATCCAGTCCAGTTGACCCAGGCAGAAGTAGAAGGCAGGCGGCAAGCACGTCAAGCCTTCTTATTTTTGAAAAACAAGGTCCCCGGATTTTCCGATGCAATACTGGTAAGTACCGGCGTTCAGATCGGCATAAGAGAATCGCGACGGATCAAAGCCTCATACCAGTTGACAGCAGAGGACCTGCTGAGCGGCAGGAAATTTTACGACGCCATTGCTCGAGGCGGTTACCCCATTGATATTCATAATCCGTTAGGGCAGTCCACCGACTCTATCCATCTGCCAGAGGGAGCATCCTATCAGATCCCTTACCGGAGTCTGCTAAACGGAAGGATCTTTAATCTGGCGGTGGCGGGTCGCTGCATTGGGGCCACGCATGAAGCGGCGGCCGCAATTCGGGTGTCGCCGATCGCCATGGCGATCGGGCAAGCGGCGGGAACGGCAGTCGCGCTGACTGCGACGCATGGGCAAAATCAGAATTTGCACTGCTTAGATAGCGCTCGATTGCGGGAGACGCTGATGGGTCAAGGGGCAATTCTCTAA
- a CDS encoding carbohydrate ABC transporter permease, translating to MLHKIPGRGRSFSKQWQDDITGYLFLLPSLTGFIAFIGMPVVMSLLLSFTQWDLVSGFQGIKFIGLDNFKQMATDEWFISSLRNNLFYTGMLVPVALGLGLYFASILNDKVWMKQILRTVFFMPYVSNIVAVSVVWMALFHPTRGPINYLLHLLGMANPPLWLASDKWALTAITIIEIWINIGYNMVIYLAALQGVPKELYEASEIDGATGFKRFWQITFPLLSPTTFFLLITGIINSFKVFGQVNIITQGGPGTATTVLVYYMYTAAFRFYKMGYAAALAWVLFIMIFAITIIQWRGQKKWVNYM from the coding sequence ATGCTTCACAAAATTCCCGGGCGCGGGCGGAGCTTCTCCAAGCAATGGCAGGATGACATCACCGGATATTTGTTCCTGCTGCCAAGTTTGACGGGTTTTATCGCTTTCATCGGCATGCCGGTGGTCATGTCGTTACTGCTATCTTTTACTCAATGGGACCTGGTCTCCGGATTTCAGGGGATCAAATTCATCGGTTTGGACAATTTCAAGCAAATGGCGACGGATGAATGGTTCATCAGTTCGCTTCGGAATAATCTATTTTATACGGGAATGTTGGTTCCGGTTGCGTTGGGACTCGGCCTTTATTTCGCGTCGATCCTTAATGACAAGGTCTGGATGAAGCAGATTTTGCGCACGGTCTTTTTCATGCCGTATGTTTCGAACATCGTGGCGGTCTCGGTGGTTTGGATGGCCTTGTTCCATCCAACCCGGGGTCCGATTAATTACTTGCTCCACCTACTGGGTATGGCTAATCCGCCGCTGTGGCTCGCCAGTGACAAATGGGCACTGACCGCGATCACGATCATCGAGATCTGGATCAACATCGGTTACAATATGGTCATTTATCTGGCGGCACTGCAAGGCGTTCCCAAAGAACTCTATGAGGCCAGCGAAATCGATGGGGCGACTGGGTTCAAGAGGTTTTGGCAGATCACTTTTCCGTTACTCTCGCCGACCACTTTTTTTCTGTTGATCACTGGTATTATCAACTCATTCAAAGTCTTTGGGCAGGTCAACATCATTACCCAGGGCGGACCCGGGACGGCGACCACAGTTTTGGTCTATTACATGTATACTGCGGCGTTTCGCTTCTACAAGATGGGCTACGCGGCAGCCTTGGCATGGGTGTTGTTCATCATGATCTTTGCAATCACTATCATTCAATGGAGGGGGCAGAAAAAATGGGTCAATTACATGTGA
- the ahpC gene encoding alkyl hydroperoxide reductase subunit C, whose protein sequence is MSLIGKEVSDFKAQAFVGGQFKEVTKADLLGKWSVFVFYPADFTFVCPTELGDLADHYAEFKEIGCEVYSVSTDTHFVHKAWHDASDTIKKITYPMLADPTAKIAQDFEVYIEDAGLALRGSFVINPEGKIVSYEVNDTSIGREAAELLRKVQAAQFVAAHGDQVCPAKWRPGAQTLKPSLDLVGKI, encoded by the coding sequence ATGTCATTAATCGGAAAAGAAGTAAGTGATTTTAAAGCACAGGCCTTTGTGGGCGGTCAGTTCAAAGAGGTGACCAAAGCGGATCTGCTTGGAAAGTGGTCGGTGTTCGTATTCTACCCCGCGGACTTCACGTTCGTATGCCCGACCGAACTGGGCGATTTGGCCGATCATTATGCGGAATTCAAAGAGATTGGCTGCGAGGTCTATTCGGTGTCCACTGATACTCATTTTGTGCATAAGGCGTGGCATGACGCTTCGGATACCATTAAAAAGATTACGTATCCGATGCTCGCCGACCCGACCGCCAAAATCGCGCAGGATTTTGAGGTTTACATCGAGGACGCGGGCCTGGCGCTCCGGGGCAGCTTTGTCATCAACCCCGAGGGGAAGATCGTATCGTATGAGGTCAATGACACCAGCATCGGCCGGGAAGCGGCTGAACTACTGCGCAAGGTCCAGGCAGCCCAGTTCGTCGCCGCGCATGGCGATCAGGTATGCCCGGCGAAGTGGCGGCCCGGAGCCCAAACCCTTAAACCCAGCCTTGATCTGGTCGGAAAAATTTAA